The Alicyclobacillus macrosporangiidus CPP55 genome segment GCGCACGGGCTGTACCGGGGGGAACCGAAACTCGACTTTGACCGGTTGCGGGCCATCCGCAAGCGGGTGTCGATCCCGCTGGTCCTCCACGGGGCGTCCGGCGTCCCCGACGCGGCCATCCGGCGCGCCATCGCGGAGGGGATTGTGAAGATCAACATCGCGACCGAATTGAAGATCCCGTTTGCGGCGGCGCTGCGGACGTACCTCACGGAGCATCCGGAGGACTCGGACCCGCGCCGGTACTTCAAGCCCGCGCAGTCGGCGTATGCGGCGGTGGTGGCGGACAAAATCCGATTGGCAGGCGCGGAGGGCCGCTATGCCGGCGCGTGAAGGTGGCAGGGGGCCGGCGGGGGCGGCCGCGGCGGGAGCCGGGGCCCTGCGGGTGCTGACGGTGACGCCGAATCCCGCGATCGACAAGACCTATTGGCTGGAACGCGTCTGCCTGGGGGAGACGCTGCGCGTGAGGCGCGTGGCCGCCCGGGCGGGGGGCAAGGGACTGAACGTGCTCCGGGTGCTCGCGGCCCTGGGCGTGTCTTCCGAGGCGACGGGCTTTGTCGGCGGTCACGCGGGCGCCTGGATCCGGGCGGCGCTCGATGCGGATGGCCTGGCGCACGACTTTCTCCAGTTGGAGGAAGAGACCCGCTCGACCGTCACCCTGGTGGAGGCGGACGGGCGGGTGACGGAGCTGTTGGAACCGGGGCCGCCGGTGGGGGGGCGGGAGGCCGAGGCGTTCCTCGCGCACCTGGACCGTCTGGCGGCACGCGCCGCTTTTGTGACGATGAGCGGTTCCCTGCCACCGGGGCTCGATCCCGCGTACTACGCCGAAATGGTCCGGGTGGTGCAGGCGTCGGGGGCCCGGGCGTGCGTCGACACCAGCGGTGCGGCTTTGGCGGCTGCGGTGCCTGCCCGGCCGTTCCTGGTGAAGATCAATCACCATGAGCTGCGCCAGTGGATGCAGACACAGGGACAGGCGGCGCCGGACGATGCGGGTGAGCCGGTGCCGCGGTGGGTGATCGATGGGGCCCGTGCGTTGGTGGAGGCGGGCGCAGAGGTGGCGGTGGTCACCTGCGGAGCCCAGGGCAGCTGTCTGGCCACCCGAGCGGAGGGCTGGTACGCCCGGCCGTTGGCGTTGGCGCCGAAGCACGCGGGCGGGGTCAACCCGGTGGGCAGCGGGGACGCCTTTTTCGCAGGCCTCCTTGCAGGGTGGCACCGGTTCGGCGACTGGCCCGGGGCACTCCGCGTGGCGACCGCGGCGGGCGCGAGCAATGCCGAGCATCCGGTGGCGGGAACGGTGGACGCCGGTGACGTGTGGCGGCGCAGCGCGGAGGTGTACGTGGCGGGCGTGTGACGGGGGAGCGTGGCGTGCGGCGCGGACGAGTGGCGAAGGCGATGTTGCGGGTGGCGGTTCGTCCAGCCGGTGGCGAGGACACGCAGCAGGGGTTGGATTGAGATATACTGATATTGAAGATGGCTGCGAAAGGGTGGCGGAGAGCGTGCCGAAGCCCGAGCGGGATCGATCCACTCGTTACACGTACGCGGATTACGTCACATGGGAAGGGCCGGAACGGTGGGAGCTCGTCGACGGGGTGCCCTATCTCATGGCCAGTCCGTCGGCGCAGCACCAGCAGATCGTGCTCCAGCTGGGCGCCGAGCTCGCCATGCACCTGAGGGGGAAGGACTGCCGTGCGTTCATCGCCCCCATGGACCTGTGTTTCGAGGAGAGCGTGAAGACGCCGCACGTGGTGCAGCCGGACCTGTTTGTGATGTGCGGATCGTACAGGCAGGAACAGCGGATTGTGGGGGTGCCGGTGCTGGTCGTGGAGGTGCTCTCTCCGTCGACGGCGGCGCAGGATTTGATCCGGAAGCTGAACCTGTACCAGCGGATGAAGGTTCGGGAGTATTGGATCGTGGAACCGGATGAACGGATCGTGAATGTCTATCTGCACGACGGTACGGCGCTGAAGTGGACGGCGGAGTACCGGCCAGGGGACGCCGTGGCGCCGAGCATGTTCCCGGACCTGAGGATGGACGTGGAGACGATTTTTGCGTAAATTTAGGCTCTGTCAGGGACCCCCGTTGCCCTCATGGCATCGGGGGTTCCTCCGTCAAAACGCCTTCCACAGGTGATCCCGTCGGTCGCGTCAGACCACGTTCCGGCCGCGCAACAGCAGTTTCCAGCCAGACTCGCCCGAGGTGTGCAGGGCGAAGCGCCGGTACACCACGGCGCCGGCCCACACCAGCAGCCAGATGATCACGAGGCCGCCTGCGATGGAGAGGATCACCTGCCAGACGGGCACCTGGGTCAGGGCCACCCGCGCGAACATGGCGATGGGCATGCACAGCGGGATGAAGGAGATGATGGCGGCCCAGGTGCTGTCGGGCTTGAATACCGCCAACAGGCTGGCGTAGAAGACCACCACCAACAGCAGCGTGACGGGCGTCACCGCCAACTGCTGTTCCTCCGCGCGGTGCACCAACGATCCCCCAATGCTGAACATGGTTGCGTACATCAGGTAGCCGAGCAAGAAAAACAACGGGAACAAGGCCAACGTGGCAGGGGAGACATGTTCGACCGGGATCGCAGCGGCGGAACCCCGGATTTCCCGCGCCACGAGCACCCCCGCCATCCACAAAGTGTACTGCACCAGCGCCACCAGGGCGATCCCGATGACCTTCCCGAACAGAATCTGCCACGGTTTGATGGCAATCAGCATCATCTCGATGATGCGGTTCGACTTTTCCTCGACGACGCCCTGGACCACCCACGCTCCATACGCGATCACCGTCATGAACAACAGGATCACCATGGCGTAGACGAGCATCGTCGACTGAAGCCTTTGTTCAAATGAGGGATGATTCGGATTCCGCGCGTGGACGTCCACGGGCACCGGCCGGGAGAGGGCGGCCTGCGCCGCGGGCCCCAGCTGTTGGACGCGGGCGGACATCACCTGTTGCTGCACCCACCCCTCCACCTGCTGCAGCGTGCTGGGTTGAAGGGCGTCATTCTCTTCGATCACGAACGATGCGTCGGCCGCCTGTGGCCCCCGCACCACCACCACCGCCGAGGCTTTGCTGTCGCGGAAGTAGCTTGTGAGCGCTTCGTCGGAACCGGCGATCCGCCGGGCCACATCAACGGGGAGAAACTCCAGCGTGAAATCCGACGTGTCGCTCTGAGGCGGTGCGGAGCTGGCGGCCAACAACCGGTTGGGGTCCGCCACGGCAATGCGTTTCTGCGTGGAGTGCTCGATCCACTGCATGATGGTGGGCATGAAGGTCAGGGCGACCATCACCACAAGGCCGAACAGCGTCATGAACCAGTAGGCCTTGCGCGCCACCCGGGCCATGAACTCCCGTTCCACCATGATCCACAAGCCGTTCATGGACGTTCCCCCACCTTTTCAAGAAAGATGTCCTGGAGCGACGGGCGCACCAATTCGAAGTGCGTGACCCGGACCCCGCGTTGAACCAGGTTTCTCAGGAGTTCATCCGGATCGCAGTGCCGGACGGGGATGCTGATCCACCCGCGCTCGACGCGCACGTCGGCGCCGGAGGGCAGAAGGCGCCGGACGGCGTCGGGATC includes the following:
- a CDS encoding ABC transporter permease, translated to MNGLWIMVEREFMARVARKAYWFMTLFGLVVMVALTFMPTIMQWIEHSTQKRIAVADPNRLLAASSAPPQSDTSDFTLEFLPVDVARRIAGSDEALTSYFRDSKASAVVVVRGPQAADASFVIEENDALQPSTLQQVEGWVQQQVMSARVQQLGPAAQAALSRPVPVDVHARNPNHPSFEQRLQSTMLVYAMVILLFMTVIAYGAWVVQGVVEEKSNRIIEMMLIAIKPWQILFGKVIGIALVALVQYTLWMAGVLVAREIRGSAAAIPVEHVSPATLALFPLFFLLGYLMYATMFSIGGSLVHRAEEQQLAVTPVTLLLVVVFYASLLAVFKPDSTWAAIISFIPLCMPIAMFARVALTQVPVWQVILSIAGGLVIIWLLVWAGAVVYRRFALHTSGESGWKLLLRGRNVV
- a CDS encoding Uma2 family endonuclease, which translates into the protein MRYTDIEDGCERVAESVPKPERDRSTRYTYADYVTWEGPERWELVDGVPYLMASPSAQHQQIVLQLGAELAMHLRGKDCRAFIAPMDLCFEESVKTPHVVQPDLFVMCGSYRQEQRIVGVPVLVVEVLSPSTAAQDLIRKLNLYQRMKVREYWIVEPDERIVNVYLHDGTALKWTAEYRPGDAVAPSMFPDLRMDVETIFA
- a CDS encoding 1-phosphofructokinase family hexose kinase, encoding MPAREGGRGPAGAAAAGAGALRVLTVTPNPAIDKTYWLERVCLGETLRVRRVAARAGGKGLNVLRVLAALGVSSEATGFVGGHAGAWIRAALDADGLAHDFLQLEEETRSTVTLVEADGRVTELLEPGPPVGGREAEAFLAHLDRLAARAAFVTMSGSLPPGLDPAYYAEMVRVVQASGARACVDTSGAALAAAVPARPFLVKINHHELRQWMQTQGQAAPDDAGEPVPRWVIDGARALVEAGAEVAVVTCGAQGSCLATRAEGWYARPLALAPKHAGGVNPVGSGDAFFAGLLAGWHRFGDWPGALRVATAAGASNAEHPVAGTVDAGDVWRRSAEVYVAGV